ggtcagatagtaaatatttttaactctACAGGCCTTACAGTCTCTGTTACAACTATTCAGCTTGGCCTTCCAGCATGAAAACAGCCATGgacaatacaaaaataaaactttacttatgaAAACAGGCAGTTGGCCAGATTTGCCCTGAAGGCTGTGGTTTGCTGACTCCCTACTCTATCGGAATCTGAAAATTATGGGaaaccaataaacaaaacaatacaatCATCTTTctactctccctctcctccttctcattatttaacctctttattatttttaagctttttttacAATTAGCAAAATGAGGCACAAAGACCTTAAGTAACTTACCAGTCACTCAGCTAataatggcagagccaggatgtggGCTCAGGCAGTCAGATGGAGAACCCACGCTTTTGACATTCATTATTGTACCATATTGTTTTTACAACTAGTTGTTATAAGTAAGGGTGAATGTCTGTTATGAATATCATATGCTTATAAATACAGCGTGAATTTTGTTAACATAGTGTGATTTAacaatatagaaatgcaaaaaatagaaagtaaaaaccCTCCGGTAATCTTTTGTCCCAGAGATAATCTCTAAGTTTTTGTATACCCTTTCAGACTTTTTGATGCATATGTAAATATCTTAAAAACATAAGTGAGAATCATATTAATATATACTGACCTATAACTACTCTGTAATAATGGACAGATTTCTAAGTCAGAATATATAaatctactttattctttttaaaatgctttatagtATTGCATTACGATATGCCATCATGTGTTAACCAAATCCCCATTGATGGAATTTagaatttttccagttttgtgtTTGAgtcctttttaatgtattcttttcaCATGTAGactattgacttttttttaatagtatgaAGTATTCAGAacggaagaggaggaaaaaataaaatctcagggACAAGATGTTACATCATCAGTATATTTCATGAAGCAAACAATCAGCAATGCCTGTGGAACAATTGGACTGATCCATGCTATTGCCAACAATAAAGACAAGATGCACTTTGGTAAATAATTTTTCGTGCCTGCTACTTTCCTTCCCTAAGGTATAAGTTAACTTATTGAGCAGTAGGTGGTGCTCTAGTTCTTTCTTTCAACGTATTATATAAAgcattttcctcccttctcttttttataATGGGAATGTATATACTGTTAGAAGAAATAGTAATCCTTTaccttcttttatatttttgatgaacAGAGATTTAACAAGCGAATGAGTCACTTAAGCCATATCATTTATCCCAATATTCTCATATTTCTAACCTCCCAGTGAAAGGATTTTATCTGAAAAGTAGTTAGCATACGTCTAGTGTTTTCGTATGTCAGTCTCTTTGAGATATCAagttttttcacttttatcttctttaatgTTCTCAGAATCTGGATCAACCTTGAAAAAATTCCTGGAGGAGTCTGTGTCCATGAGCCCTGAAGAACGAGCCAGATACCTGGAGAACTATGACGTCGGTACCTTCTTTCTGTCTTGATCTCACACGTGGGCAAAGTTTTGTGAAGTTGTAGATTATATTTGGAGGTTTGTCTTGAAACTGTAGTGTTGAGCGATTATGAATTTGATCATACCATTAAAAAAGGccttttgtatttttcaggtAACATTATCTGAAATATCCATAAATGTTGATAAATTGCCACTTTTTTTCTATGTCCAGAgttgaatgagagaaaaaaaagcagactgatttacaaatttataaaatgtctttTGATTTCTTACCATTCCctttctataataaatatatgccTGGCAACAATCCTGTGTGTCTTTCACTGGGAATTTGGAACAAGGCTAAAAGCCAATGGCAAAAACAAGGGTTTAAACATAGATATTAGACTGTACTCTAGCTATTTTATCAGTGTAATaatatttttgcatgtgggaaGACACAGCTCACATAATCTAGTTTTAAATGATTGTATTATCTCACAGAATTGTTTTAGAatggtatttaaattttttagttttttaaataaattcttctcTTGGAGGCTTTTTACCTTTTAGTAACACTGTTAAGAAGATTGTGAGTTCTTTGCAATTAGAACAATATGGTGTGCAAATTATTTGGCTAGAACAATGCCTTATGCAGAGTTTGTGCCCAATAAATTCATTAATTTGATTATGTTGTGTTAACATtctaatatactttatttaaattattttttctttttaaaaccttCAGATTTCATAAGACatctttattttacataaaaacaaaataaacaacataaaagTCACCAGTAATCCCACCAATGAGAGGTAGCCACCATTAACATTCTTTATAGGAGTATAATGTAtctacacaattttttaaaacaaaaatttgatcATACTGTAATACTGTTTTATAacttccttttttcacttaacacaaaCATATTACATGCCAGTAAGTATATATTTGACATTATCATTTAATGGCTGCATAGCTTTCCATTGTATAGTATTTTGTTTAACCAATAACTTCTTGTCAGAAATTCAATATTTTtcccctctttaaaaaaaactataaggTATATCATTATAGCTAAATCTTTGCAAACATCCTTAACTGTGTACAATTATGTACaggtatacataaatatataaactcCTAGAATAGAAATTGCTGGATCAAACAGTTTGCATGTTTTTAAGGCTCTGATACTTACTGCCAAATTGCCATTCATAGAGGTTGTACTTTCACCCGTAATTTACTACTTTGcccatttctcttcatctttgctAATAGTAGGTATTgtaagagcattttttttttaattcaggaaaCTAAAATCTCTAGCTTCTGATAAGTGCATGCTTTTTGCTCCACGTTTCTAAACTGCTGACTGAAGCTGCATGATTAAGCATAAATACAGCCAGAGCTGCTGAGGAGCATGTAACCTGGAGAAACAGATGAGATAAGCTGCTTCAGTCTCTATCTGTGAGATGCTTACTTTATTCTAGTCTCAGGTGAATAAAGTGTTAAATGTTAGTTCTAACAATTAAACAAGTTAAATGGCTCCCACTTACACCTGGAAATTACAAATAATGAGAAATTCAGTTTCCTGAGTCTTCAGAGATTTGTGGGTTGGAAAGTACAGCAATTCATTGGTTACTCAGAAATCACTGTTAAACATTTAGTATTATACTGTTCCTAAATTTCCTCCAATTTGTTGTTTCTTAACAAGGCTTTAGATGTTAAAATTTAGCATTGtcgttttcatttaaaaagttggATATAGttgttttttcctattaataCCTTCTATTCTTATTACAGGCTATTCGAGTTACTCACGAGaccagtgcccatgaaggtcaGACTGAggtatttcacatttttcaaaacttttcttgCCATTTGTAAATTTAACCATAGTGTTATCATATGACATGTAGTTTTAAAAACTTACttgggcttttcttttccttcgaGGGAATTTGCTTATGTAAAAGTGGTCATGAAGTAGCACAGGAACATGTTTTGACAAACCGTTAACCTGCACTTTGATGTTGGCCGTCTCAGTTTCTGTAATCGTTTAGACAGATTGCGGATTGTGTGTGGTTTGCTTTTGCTAGCAGGTGATCTGCATCTTCCCTATCAGATTCCtttgatttgcaagtattttgagaaaaatacCTGCCCTATAATACAGGTAGATAGCCTGGAGGATGTTCAAGAGTCTTTATCACGTCCAGCTTCCAAAAGCTGCGTCATTCTCTTTGCTCAGTAATTCTGTTCTGGGGCACCGTGGTGATGTTTACCATCTTTACTCTCTTAGCTAGTTCTTCGGCTAGGTCACTTCTCCTGTTCTCTTGcctctttttttcattctattggtttccctctttccctccttccatttcttcttttctttcccttcaaacCTCATTCTCCCAGTCTTGTGGGAAGTTTATCGGAAGGTATTTCAGTCAAAATAAGTCGAATTTGGGGCctgccccgtagccgagtggttaagttcgtgcactctgcttcagtggcccagggtttcgccagttccgatcctggacacggacatggcaccactcgtcaggtcacactgaggcggcgtcccacatgccacaactagaaggacccacagctaaaaatatacaactatgtaccagggggctttggggagaaaaaggaaaaattaaaaaaatctttaaaaaaaaaaggtagaatttaattaaaatcattCACTGTATTTATAACACATTTAAATGTCAAACACCAAAGAATtagagattttcttctttcttatctcATGTGTGACTTGAAACCGTATTTTTAATGTACGGAGATAATGTTGCCTTCATGCTTTAAAAATACCTGATTTAAAAACACTGATCTTAAATATTCCCActatcttcaaaaaaaaattttttaaggacAAAACAATTTGATGCTATGATATAACTGCAGTTTTTCATAGATTAAACTCGACAACTGTGAATGTTTATAATAAaaccattctttctctctctctctcagattggaaattaatgaaatgctCTGTTTTATGTATTGCTATATATGATCCTGAGCATATTCTTGATCTTCACTatggtttgcttttttgtttataaatttataGTGTTAAAATTAGCAGTGATGATGATCAGCATGAGATTattgtaaaatatgaaaataattatttataataaagcaATTAAATGCTTTAGTACATGTTTACTTTAAGAAAACTGTCTTTGCGATACCTCTTCTTGCCTCTTTTTCGGCACTTTATCCAAATTATGGCTTAATATCGCTTTTTAGATGATGTTCACATCTCTTTTTCCCAGACCTAAACTCTTGTTTTTTCTAATCTTAGATGCCTGTTAGACATCACCTGAATGACTACTGATATTTTGGAAGAAGCGGTCCTTGTTTGAGTTTATCTTTTGTCTTAAACTTTTTCTTACCtgtttttcccctctttcttatAATGCCACCATACGTTTTCCTCACCATCACTAATCTAATATAAATTTGTTTAACTTCTTGCCTGGAAGATCAGCTTCTTATGGAGATTCTCAGTCTTTAATCTTTATTCTAattctcattcatttttacaCGGTTCTGCTGGATTACCTGTCCTGAAATGGCACCTGAATCATTTGGCTGCTCACATTTTTCTAGGGGTTCCCTAAGTGAGTCTCATGGTGAGGTGGAGGCAGAAGTTAGGATTTTCTGGATAGCATTTTCAAACTATACTCCCACAAAAATTAATCTCTTCTCCTGCTTTTGCATCTCCcagagttgagaatcactgctagAGTGAgctgtattttttatatatattatagcTCTAAAGTTTTTTTGGGGTGAAGAAAAGTGTCTGAGAACTGTTCGTCAAGCATATGCAATAAATTTCAGCCTCTTTAGCCTAGCTGTATTCAAGGTTTTCCTAACCCTTGTCTTTCTAACTTTTCACCagtgttttctctttaaatatccCTCACTTTATTGTTGCTATGCTTTACCTCTTGCAattcccactttctctctctttttttttaaagattttatttttttcctttttctccccaaagccccccagtacatagttgtatatttttccttgtgggtccttctagttgtggcatgtgggacgctgcctcagcgtggtttgatgagcagtgccatgtccgcgcccaggatttgaaccaacgaaacactgggccacctgcagcggagcgtgctaacttaaccactcagccacggggccagcccccccactTTCTAAAACTATTCCTTCCCTCAATCTCTGCTTTTCTTAGTTTTGCCCATCCTTCAAGATTTTGCTTAAATACCCGTAAGCTTTTGCATGAAGCAGCCCATCCCTTCTATGGACTCTTTTATGTGACTCCAACTATTTGCATTTTAgctgtttattttatattctttttcatttatttaagatgtatattttttcaaattttaacagCTCTGAAATTAGGATGTATCTTTCAGTCAATGTCATAATTTACTTGGTGGTATCCCcttagtggtacataaaataGTACATCTTATAACCAGCGGTGCCTTAGATTTGATgaaatgtggtgtcatatcttCCCTACTGTGGCTCTTAGAGCTAAGACTGGTGTCTGATTCATTTGGGCATGCTCCAAAGTATATAACACTGTTCCTTGCACATAGGCACGATGCGTATTTATTAATTCACCAGAATTAACTCAGAACTATCCTAAGTGGTgtaagaagtagaaaaaaaaggcTAAACCCTCGTTTTCTGTAGTTCCCTGAGTAAACAAAACATAGCCATTAGCCACTGTTCTTCAGTAggcactgttaacattttggggaGGGTTCAGTTCTTTGTTACATGTGGCTGTTTTGTACATTTCAGGGTGAAATATAGATTATTGTATTCAAGTCACTATATGTTAGCGACTCTCAGTcactgagaaaacaaaaactcatgCCATACATTTCCAGTCCAATATCAACCAGCTTAAAACTTCACCAGGGACTGTTTTTGTGATCATCTCATTTCCAGTTCATCTACCATCTATGGGCTTAAGAGTCTTGACGTATTGTCTCCATTGCTCTCTATATTCTAGCACATTGGTGTTTGTCAGTTCCTACAAACCACCTAGATCTTTTCCAtttgtattagtctgcttgggctgccataccacaataccacagactgagtgacttgaacaacagaaattaattttttcacggttctggaggctatgAATATCAAAGTGCCATCAAGATTGATTGCTGGTAAGGCCTGTCTTCCTGATTTGTAGACAGGTGCCTTCTCGTTTTATCCTCTCGTGGCTTTTCCTCTGGGCATGTGGAGAGTGAGAGaaatctctggtgtctcttcctcttcatatGAGAACACCAgtctatcagattagggccctaTCCTTATGACCACATTTTACCTTAAATACCTCCTTAAAATCCCTCTCTCTGAATACAGTCACATTTGGGtttagggcttcaaaatatgaatttgaggggaacacagttcagcccataacaccatcTTTGTGCTTTCTAACAAGCCAGTACTCTTCCAGATATACTCCCCTCTTTGCATATGTGGTCCCTTCTCATCCTTTAGGTCTCACCTTGAAAGTCGTTTTTCAGAGAGACTTTCTTTCATCACTGTTAAGTAGGTCCACCTCTGTGAATATTCTGTCATAAaatcctgtttattttcttcctggcaCTTTTTAATAATCTacagctttgtttttttgtttgtttatttattctgtttgtttaCAAGACTGTGAGTCCCATGAGGGCATGGGCCTTTTTTGTCACATTCACCTTGAATCTCcaggacagtgcttggcacatataGGCATTTATGAGAAATTACGTAGTACAAAAGTAAGGAGCACAGGATGTAGGTTGTATACTGTCTCCATTGTTTAGTAGCCTGGGCAAGATACTTTCCTCagcataaaatgaagataatagcaTCTACCTTATGGGATTGCTGTGAAGATTAGTGAGTTAatcatataaagtgcttagaatagtgcctggcattttAATGGACCTTCAGTAAATATtaggtggtaaattttattttactaggcattcagaaaaatgaatatgaatgGCAGGGGATGAAGTTGAAATAATAGGGTGAAGCCAGATCAATGGGAGGCTTGGATTTTGTAGACAACGAGGAGCCACCAAAGATGGTGTGTTTAGTGTTCAGCATATTGAGTTTAGGGTGAGTTTATGGGTCATCTGTGTAGAAGTTGGGTATGGAGTCTAAAGCTCTGGGGAGATATCTGCAGTCTTTTGTATTTGGGTAGTAGTTAGAACCTTGAGAATTCTCTAGAGGGAGAGAATAGTGGTGTACGCCAATAAATCCCTGGGGCACGTAGGTGTtaaaggagtggggagaggaagaagagccaGTAATAACAGTGCAGCAGTAATGGCAGTTGTCGCTGACATCGCTGACACTCTCTGACAGAACCTTTTCATGGGAATGGAGTAGGCAGGAGCCTATTGCATGCAGAGATTTGTAGACTAGATGAGAAATTAGTAAGGTGAGCCACCAAAATACAGTAGTCTTTTTAGAAGATTGGCTGTGGCATGCTGCCATAGAGTAAttgtttatttgtatgttttttccCATCCCACCATGCTTGTTCCACAGACTTTGGCTAATCCAGAAATTTGGACAGTAGCCCCACCTCACTTATGCTTCATTAACCTATACCAAAATTTATTGCTTTCATTTGTCACTTAAGATGGGGAGGATAGAACAACAGCAGTGGGATATTAggaaattaaattgttttttaaattatgaacaaATATCAGTGGTAGAATAATGGAAGCAAATATGCAAGTCAAATgtgaaggcaagaaaaaaaaaatccaaaagggtattttatttgctttcagaCTCCACTTTTATTTCAAATTGACACTTatctaaaaagtaatttttaaagtttgtgaTTTATCCATGTTAATCCAGGAGCCAGCCTAGATATGAGTAGAAATCTGCTGatgatttattgtttttttaactttttacggAATGATTAAATTTATTATACTGCTCAGGACTCTCCATTGCAAATTTa
Above is a genomic segment from Equus caballus isolate H_3958 breed thoroughbred chromosome 17, TB-T2T, whole genome shotgun sequence containing:
- the UCHL3 gene encoding ubiquitin carboxyl-terminal hydrolase isozyme L3 isoform X4 produces the protein MDPELLSMVPRPVCAVLLLFPITEKYEVFRTEEEEKIKSQGQDVTSSVYFMKQTISNACGTIGLIHAIANNKDKMHFESGSTLKKFLEESVSMSPEERARYLENYDAIRVTHETSAHEGQTEAPSPDEKVDLHFIALVHVDGHLYELDGRKPFPINHGETSDETLLEDAIEVCKKFMERDPDELRFNAIALSAA
- the UCHL3 gene encoding ubiquitin carboxyl-terminal hydrolase isozyme L3 isoform X5 — its product is MEGQRWLPLEANPEFLKQLGLHPNWQFVDVYGMDPELLSMVPRPVCAVLLLFPITEKYEVFRTEEEEKIKSQGQDVTSSVYFMKQTISNACGTIGLIHAIANNKDKMHFESGSTLKKFLEESVSMSPEERARYLENYDAIRVTHETSAHEGQTEAPSPDEKVDLHFIALVHVDGHLYELVLLC